The following proteins are co-located in the Triticum aestivum cultivar Chinese Spring chromosome 1A, IWGSC CS RefSeq v2.1, whole genome shotgun sequence genome:
- the LOC123046784 gene encoding uncharacterized protein: MGRCCSWSLSSVALAARLIAVGIRRSHCPSAALVLCNVQKGQNRGRRANPSRQARAPSASSPPCSLLSHVAALEPPPPRLLPAPSSPTPLPSMRRQGCHQPEPRRRPLLILLAAVDWIESAHMASPPLPPGFASRRMESPWPPGGVALAAAESQLHHYPQESSPGKILCRSIGEAEC; encoded by the exons ATGGGCCGGTGCTGCTCCTGGTCCCTTTCGTCAGTGGCACTGGCTGCACGTCTCATTGCGGTCGGGATTCGCCGATCCCACTGCCCGAGCGCCGCGCTCGTCCTGTGTAACGTGCAAAAGGGTCAAAACCGTGGCCGCCGCGCCAACCCTTCTCGTCAGGCCCGCGCCCCCTCCGCCTCGTCTCctccctgctccctcctctccCACGTCGCCGCCCTCGAGCCCCCTCCACCTCGTCTCctccctgctccctcctctccAACGCCGCTGCCCTCGATGCGCCGTCAGGGATGCCATCAGCCCGAGCctaggagaagaccactcctaatCTTACTCGCCGCCGTTGATTGGATCGAGAGCGCCCACATGGCCTCGCCACCGCTGCCGCCTGGATTTGCTAGCCGCCGCATGGAGTCACCCTGGCCGCCGGGTGGAGTCGCCCTGGCCGCCGCCGAGAGTCAGCTCCACCATTACCCCCAGGAATCCAGTCCCGGCAAG ATCCTTTGCAGATCAATTGGTGAGGCAGAATGCTAA